From Danio rerio strain Tuebingen ecotype United States chromosome 2, GRCz12tu, whole genome shotgun sequence:
AAGCAAGAGGTTTCACGTGTGCACTTGTGTTTTGCTAGGCTGTATTCACTGACCTTGAGATCTTGGCTGCAATGTTTGCCAGTGCCATTCATGACGTGGACCATCCTGGAGTGTCCAACCAATTCCTCATTAACACAAGTGAGTGAAACTACAGATTTTCATTACAGCTGGGTGGATTTCAAATTGTTGAGTTTCATTTGAATTTAGATTTTGGGATGACTTTAATTTACAAAattgcagtttttaataaaaatgttagcaTAAGTTTTTAATACACCAGTGATGTTAGTTatagagacagttcacccaaagtgTACagttcctcatcatttactcacactcctGGGTCTCTGTGCACAATAAGTAGACAAGGCAGTACTTTCAGGGTATACATGAGGTTTTAAATAGTCAAATAGTTACAaaattaaaaagtctttaaataacTAAAATCTTGTTTGGTAgtgctaaaatcattttaaatgggtcttaattttcctttgtttatgtaaagctacaAAATCAATCCCACACACAGTCTGTTGTTCATACGTtatgtttttaaagattttattatgttgttaattatgtttaatagttatgttgcaaaaaaataattcattagaGTTAGTTTTTTAATAGGCAATGTACATTTCTTTCCTTATGGGCCCTTAAAATTCTTCAGCCctatataagtctgaaatttaactctttatggtcttaaaaagtctaaatttGACTTTATGAAACCAGCAGGAACCCTGGTTTTACATCCCAACGAAACAGCTAAAGATTActtttttgagagagagaaagagagactttCATATTTAAACCCCAAAACCAAAGGttaagctggatgttttcattcacttttaATTTTCAAAACCCATAAACAGGGACTCGTTAATAACGAAATTGTTACTTGAGTCATGTTAGAtagggcgttttttttttttttttttttttttttttttgactggtggaatactgaaaaaaaaaaagaaattgttatTGTGAAttgatcaaatgtttttttttttttttttttttttgaagattttATAGCCATATGTTTCAGCTCTACTTGTGATTATGATTGCACACTGTATGGTTTACTAAGAGCATAATACTTCTCCTCAGACTCAGAGCTGGCACTAATGTACAACGATTCCTCTGTTCTGGAGAACCACCACCTGGCTGTTGGCTTCAAGCTGCTGCAGGAAGAAAACTGTGACATTTTCCAGAACCTGACCAAGAAACAGAGGCAGTCGCTGCGCAAGATGGTCATTGACATGGTGAGCAAATGGAAGCAATGACAATTCTAGTTAAAAGCTTTCTGAGAACTACTACTGTATCATTTACTGAGTGTTTgactcttcacaggtcttggccACTGATATGTCAAAGCATATGAACTTATTAGCGGATCTCAAGACTATGGTGGAGACAAAGAAGGTGACCAGCCTGGGTGTACTACTGCTAGACAACTATTCAGATCGCATACAGGTGTGTTTGAGCTTCTGTTTTATATAGTTGTGCGTTTTCTTTTTATAGATTAATGCTTAAGGTTtgagtattttaaatgtttaggtTCTTCAGAACATGGTGCACTGCGCTGACCTGAGCAACCCAACGAAGCCGCTGGAGCTTTACCGTCAGTGGACAGATCGCATCATGGTGGAGTTTTTCACTCAGGGCGACCGAGAGAGAGATAAGGGGATGGAGATCAGCCCCATGTGTGACAAACACAATGCCTCTATTGAGAAATCACAGGTGAGTGAGAGGGAATGATAAATCATGTGCTGCAAACAGTGCTTAAGGACTTGTAAAgtcttatataacataatataatataatataatataatataatataatataatataatataatataatataatataatataatataatataatataatgtacactacctgacaaaactcaTAGTCATCCTAGTTGttagagcaataaataataacttctagttgatcatttggaaaagtggcacaCGGTAGatatttcaaatgaatcatctgttgaactgcatcataaTCATCTCaagtactgcagaagacctattggaacctgcatggacccaagatagaatttatttaatttattaatttattaagaatataatataatataatataatagctgGAAGAGTATCCACCACATAAAATGAAATACCAGAGTAAATGGTGGTTCACTGcgctgtggcaacacctgataaatcagggacaaaTTCAAAGGAAAGTGAATAAGTAAttctaatatataaaattaaatatattacaaaaaaaggaTGATAAAAATGTTGCTTTagcaactaaataaatctaaaataaaaacaaaataaattacaaaaccaaattaaacttaaccaaattaaaatgttaaactgATCATATAAAAATGAATACTGACATAGAATAGGATGCTataatagtatattattatttagtgggtatcctctaaatcaggggtgcccaatcctgttcctgcagagttcagctgcagCTTTGATCAAACACcctttaattaccaagtgctccttcaggtCCTACTTAATTGTTTTGGGGGTTGGAGCTGAACGTTGCAGGAGGGTAGATTTCTGATTTCTCTGAAAAAATACAACTAAACTCCTCTTGCCTTGTTCATCAGGTGGGCTTCATCGACTACATCGTGCACCCGCTGTGGGAGACCTGGGCGGACCTGGTTCACCCTGATGCCCAGGAGATCCTGGACACGCTGGAGGACAATCGAGAGTGGTACCAAAGCATGATCCCTCACAGTCCCACCTCCACCCCAGAGGACAAGAGCGCTGTGATGGGGATGGGGGCTATGGGAGGTGGCATCGCTTCAGCGGGGGATAAATTCCAGTTTGAACTGACCTTGGAAGAGGAAGGTGAGTCTGACGTGGAGAGTCCCGTGGATGAAGACTTGACTTCCAGCACACGGGACTCCTCCAGGACAGATCCCCAAGGCAAACAAACATCTCCAGCTGCCCGCTTGCTGTCCGCTCGCTCCCCCGGCTGCAGGACAATGTCTTTTAAGATGGGCGAGCCACCAGACAGCGAAGATGAAGACAAAGAACTTGACCAAGAAGGGAAAAGCGTGTCGTGCCTGCGTTTGGGAACATAACACtcgtgcacttttttttttttttagtattttttcttatttgcttttttcGTACCTCTTCCTCACCACCTCCCAGTCCCACTCCATCCCATTTTCAGCTTCCTTGGGTGGAGGTGACGCAGTGCAGGAGAGGTAAAAAGGCTTCAGCGGGACATTTTTATACCGTAGTCACCTTGCACTGGagtgctgaagctgtttttatgaCTTCGGGATTTGTAAAACATTCAAATGTACTCGAGTGTCTTCCTGTGACGTACCAGGGTTTCAATTAATGAACAAGTGGACTTTCGAGAGCCGACTCTGAACATATTGATTGATAAACAAGACACTTTTTACGTGAGACGAAAGTgcactaaaatgtttttttgttttttttaaagacactgTTGACTTAAAGCTGGTCTATTATTAGCTGAACAAAAAAACAGCCTGACCTTAACACAACAGAACATCTCAGGATTCAAACAGACGATTGCTTTCATGTAGCA
This genomic window contains:
- the pde4ca gene encoding 3',5'-cyclic-AMP phosphodiesterase 4C isoform X12; this translates as MSRNSSTASELEESLKHWEVNWLNRHGEDMIVTPFAQVLASLRTVRSNFAVLTHQQDRVPSKKSTGNNPPSMCKTSLPEEPFQKLAVETLDELDWCLEQLETLKTRHSVSEMASNKFKRMLNRELTQLSETSKSGNQVSEYISSTFLEKQHDMDIMSTPSKEKEKKKRPMSQISGVKKPTHSSNIAPSSIPRFGVSTNREDLLAKELEDFDRWGVDMFKISECSGNRPLTVAMYTTFQERDLLKSFKIPVDTFINYMTALEENYRSDVAYHNSIHAADVVQSTHVLLSTPALEAVFTDLEILAAMFASAIHDVDHPGVSNQFLINTNSELALMYNDSSVLENHHLAVGFKLLQEENCDIFQNLTKKQRQSLRKMVIDMVLATDMSKHMNLLADLKTMVETKKVTSLGVLLLDNYSDRIQVLQNMVHCADLSNPTKPLELYRQWTDRIMVEFFTQGDRERDKGMEISPMCDKHNASIEKSQVGFIDYIVHPLWETWADLVHPDAQEILDTLEDNREWYQSMIPHSPTSTPEDKSAVMGMGAMGGGIASAGDKFQFELTLEEEGESDVESPVDEDLTSSTRDSSRTDPQGKQTSPAARLLSARSPGCRTMSFKMGEPPDSEDEDKELDQEGKSVSCLRLGT
- the pde4ca gene encoding 3',5'-cyclic-AMP phosphodiesterase 4D isoform X13; this encodes MSRNSSTASELHGEDMIVTPFAQVLASLRTVRSNFAVLTHQQDRVPSKKSTGNNPPSMCKTSLPEEPFQKLAVETLDELDWCLEQLETLKTRHSVSEMASNKFKRMLNRELTQLSETSKSGNQVSEYISSTFLEKQHDMDIMSTPSKEKEKKKRPMSQISGVKKPTHSSNIAPSSIPRFGVSTNREDLLAKELEDFDRWGVDMFKISECSGNRPLTVAMYTTFQERDLLKSFKIPVDTFINYMTALEENYRSDVAYHNSIHAADVVQSTHVLLSTPALEAVFTDLEILAAMFASAIHDVDHPGVSNQFLINTNSELALMYNDSSVLENHHLAVGFKLLQEENCDIFQNLTKKQRQSLRKMVIDMVLATDMSKHMNLLADLKTMVETKKVTSLGVLLLDNYSDRIQVLQNMVHCADLSNPTKPLELYRQWTDRIMVEFFTQGDRERDKGMEISPMCDKHNASIEKSQVGFIDYIVHPLWETWADLVHPDAQEILDTLEDNREWYQSMIPHSPTSTPEDKSAVMGMGAMGGGIASAGDKFQFELTLEEEGESDVESPVDEDLTSSTRDSSRTDPQGKQTSPAARLLSARSPGCRTMSFKMGEPPDSEDEDKELDQEGKSVSCLRLGT
- the pde4ca gene encoding 3',5'-cyclic-AMP phosphodiesterase 4D isoform X14, which translates into the protein MAFAVCTVRLLWKWEAHATWTRVLNVSVACAPVRGSFCFEQVSFAAEMPDVSYLLSLSWMYVQFKRMLNRELTQLSETSKSGNQVSEYISSTFLEKQHDMDIMSTPSKEKEKKKRPMSQISGVKKPTHSSNIAPSSIPRFGVSTNREDLLAKELEDFDRWGVDMFKISECSGNRPLTVAMYTTFQERDLLKSFKIPVDTFINYMTALEENYRSDVAYHNSIHAADVVQSTHVLLSTPALEAVFTDLEILAAMFASAIHDVDHPGVSNQFLINTNSELALMYNDSSVLENHHLAVGFKLLQEENCDIFQNLTKKQRQSLRKMVIDMVLATDMSKHMNLLADLKTMVETKKVTSLGVLLLDNYSDRIQVLQNMVHCADLSNPTKPLELYRQWTDRIMVEFFTQGDRERDKGMEISPMCDKHNASIEKSQVGFIDYIVHPLWETWADLVHPDAQEILDTLEDNREWYQSMIPHSPTSTPEDKSAVMGMGAMGGGIASAGDKFQFELTLEEEGESDVESPVDEDLTSSTRDSSRTDPQGKQTSPAARLLSARSPGCRTMSFKMGEPPDSEDEDKELDQEGKSVSCLRLGT